The sequence GTCTAACAAGCTCCAATATTTTCACCACTTCTGCCATGTCAGGCCTATTTGAAGGCACTTGTGATGTGCAAATCAAGCCCAACTTCAACAATGGAATCGCCTCTTCCAATGGAAACTTCCCCTCTAGCCTCGCATCAACACATTCCTCAATGCTTCCTCCTTCCAGTGCCCCTCGAACCATATCACAAAGCACTACAACATCATCCTCCATGTATTCAACCGGTCTTCTTCCTGTGACTATCTCCAGAACCAGCACACCAAACGCATACAGGTCACATTTTTCGGTTATCTTGAAATTTTTGCATGAAAATTCGGGTGCCATGTAACCAAGTGCACTTTGAATCTTACTGCTCAAAACATACCGATCTAATAATGGTAGAAGCCTTGCTAAACCATAGTCTGCAACCTTTGGCTCGCCAGAGCTGTCGATTAGTATATTGCTCGATTTTACATTGTAGTGGATGACATTCCTTTCATGCAAATGCGACAACCCTTTAGCCACACCGAGAAGAATGTTGAATCTATTGTTCCAATTGGGGTATTTTCCAGCAGACGATTCATGCAGATGCTTGTACAGATTCCCACCAGAGACAAACTCATATATGAGTAGTTGTAGCGATGGCGTCCAGTAATAGCCATTGAGTGCCACAAGATTGCCATGGCGAATCTTCCCAAGTTTTCTAACTTCCTTCTCGAAATCGTCTTGGGACTTGACCAGACTTGATACAGTGAGTTTCTTGATGGCTACTGACAGCCCATTTTTAAGAGTTGTCTGGTAGACGGCTCCGAACCCCCCTCTACCAAGTTCGCAATCTTTATTGAGTAAAGAATGTGTCCCAATACTAAAATCTGGATCACCAGAAAACATAACGAGCTTCCCAGAATCACCATCTGTAGATGAAGATTGGCTAAAGTCATCACCACCGGAAAAAGCAAGAGCTACGGCAGAGCGAGACGCAGAAGCACGTACATGAAGATTAAGTACAGTTATAGCAATTACACCTATCACAATTGCAGCAGCTGCACCAATAGCAACTAGAGCCGAAATGCTAAGGATGTTCTTCCTACGAGTAAAACTTTGAGGGATGGTTCCAGGTGTGTCATCGGTAGAGTTGGGATTGAGCACAATTGGTTTAGGCATGACCGCAGAGCAACTTCTACCAACTGTGGCCCCACAAAGTGCTGGATTTCCAGACACAGAAGAGGGTGAAATAGTGTTGAAAAACCCACCAGCAGGAAGTTCGCCTTGTAGCTGGTTGTGTGCGACGTCAAATGACTGAAGATGCACAAGATCTGCCAGCTGCTTCGGCAGATTGCCTGTCAGCTCATTGTAGGATAGATCGACAATTTGTAGGTAAACAAGATTTGAAAGAGATGCAGGAACCATGCCAGTTACTTCATTATGAGCAAAAGACCTGATAAATTTGGTCAAAACCGCAaaataattcaacaaacactACATACACATTGCCGTCCTCACCGaaagatttgatttgcaattagaGATATGACAGTAGCACATAGAAACCATTAATGATCTATAAAAAAATGTACCAGTCCAACATTTTTCAATCCCAAAAGGAACCAAGATGGCAAATGCCAAGAATATTTTTGAGTTAGCATGCATGAAGCAAATGATGCAACAAGCCTGGAAATAAAACGCTGGAATCAGAAATGAAATTGACTTAAATACTCAAAACTTTTAACTATACATGAGATTATGGATTAGTACCGCAAAGAATGCTAAACagaaagaaagacaaagaagCCTATGGTTTTAATATTGAAAAAGTTCCAAGATCGTGCAGAAAACTTACAAAAACATTAGAGAAGAGCAATTCCCGATTGTGTTAGGAATGCTACCATTAAACTGATTTTCGCTCAAATCCAGAACTCGTAGCATCTTCAATCCTCCAATATTAACAGGAATGCCACCGCAGAATGCGTTCCTCGCAATATTCAAGAACTGCAAGCTGGCTAAATCCCCAATAGCATATGGAATTTCACCAGATAGATCATTTTGGGAAACATCTAAAGTCACCAGATTTTTTCGAGAAATTTCGGTTGGTGAAGACAAAACACTACCAATGTCTCCACTAAATCTGTTATTAGAAATTAGAAGTTGCTCTAAACCAAGATTGAATACCCACGAAGGAAGATTCCCCATTAATGTATTACTACTAACATCAAAAGCTAGAAGGTTCACGCAGCTGCTTACAGCTTCAGGCAAGCTCCCAGATAGAGCATTCTTGGACACATTCAGAATCTTCAAAAACTGAAGCTTTCCTATAGAATCCGGGATTTGGCCAGTAAAGTTATTTTCGGAGATATCGAGCACCTCAAGGCTACTCATTTCTCCAATCCATTCAGGTACAACTTCTGTAAATGTATTGCTGCTTAAAACTACTTCAGTACACAGTTTAAGCTTCTGCATTGTGCTAGGAAGCGGCCCGGAAAGTAAATTTTTACTCAAATGCATAGTCCTCAACAGTGAACACTTCCCAAATCCATCAGGAACTACACCAGAAAACTGATTCTTCCTCAGACTTATAACACTCAAATTGGTCAAAGCTTCAATACCCTCTGGAATTTCACCCTCCAAGATATTATCGGACAAATCAAGTGTCGTAAGCGCAGGCAACGACCAGAGACCCTGAGGTGGCAAACCCAAAAACCGATTGCCCGAAAAGTTCACCGAAACAAGTGTTGCGCACGAGGCTAAACTATCCGGAATTTGGTCTGAGAACTGGTTGTTAGCCAGAGATATGGATCTCAAAGACCCACATTGGCCAAAGAAATCGCTCGAAACTGAACCGGATAAGGCATTCTCACTCAAGTCCAAGATTCTGAGATCAGAAAGCTGCGCTAAACTGAGGCTTAAGCTTCCTGTAAGATTGTTTTTTGCAAGAGAGAGCTTTTGCAGATACTGCAATTGAAGGAGGCCTCTGCCCAATCTTCCTGAGAGCCCAAAACCATCCAGAACAAGCTCCGTCACTCTATTGGATCTGGGACTACACGTAACACCTTCCCATTTACAAGGATACTCATCATCTTCATTCCAAGAATTCAACTTCCCATTTGGATCTAAAACATCAGCCTTGAACACAATCAAGCCCAGAACATCATCATTCAAAGATGGGCTCAAAGATTTCACCAAATATGGTGATAAACAAAGGAAAAATAAAACATGGACCAGGATCTTCATTTCAAAAAATCAACGGAACGCCGCATTTCTCGGTGAAACAAATCCAACAAACACTATTTGTACTTGTTTCCTTTTTCCGAGAAAAGCAGAGCCCTATTAACTGCGAAATACAGCTGAAACGACTCAGATTTTTAATAGCATTCTAACGCCTCGAGAAGCAATCATTCTCAACACCTTCGTACTCACACACGCATAATTCAAGAGATTTGACTCTTAACAACTGGAAAACGACCTGATAGAAAATGGAAGCTAACCCAGAAAAATGGAAGCTAACAACAGCTTATAAGAAGACACACTGTCCCAAGACACTCCCAAAACCTCCCAAAAATTGTCCCAAAGTCGAGGAAAGAATGAAGATACAGGGTGGCTAAAGCGATAACAACAAACTTGGGGTGGCGCGAGCAAGCGACAAGGTGAAGTTTAGAAAGAGTGGGTGTTTGTTAGCCAATTTGTGGCTAAAGGCCTCTacgattttatttgtaaataatatttgtttaatataatttacattttataacCTTATAAGAAGACACACTGTCCCAAAACACTCCCAAAACCTCCCAAAAATTGTCCCAAAGTCGAGGAAAAGAATGAAGATACAGGGTGGCTAAAGAGATAACAACAAACTTGGGGTGGCGTGAGCAAGCGACAAGGTGaagtttgaaagagtgggtgtctgTTAGCCAATTTGTAGCTAAGGATTTTTATGATTATATTTGTAAACAatcattatttaatataatttacattttatattgacatttactttatcttttatcatattgttatgttgtggTGTTATGTTGTGGCGTACTATACGATATTTAGATAAAAacattgaatatactaaagtgcatGCAAGATGCGATAGTGGATAtcgatgactatcatgaaacacatcttataatcactgtatattctaaaccagttcctagtcaattgagccgtccgcaataaggataaggatcgctcaagattgagactagcatttgcggtgtcgagtaccacgtttcattggtatgaaacatagagatgttcgaagcatgcaaatggatattcattggatgaatgatcgaactaccctattcggactttccaagtggttttcactaattgagtgaAAAAGTccatggttttggttgtacatcattagtccttactacttgaaacatcatggagactctatatgctagtactgtactttgactcgtttaccaactctatgagggtcatcaggtgtcgagattgggtacagttacaacacatataggagtcaatgctttgttgtcaaggattcaccatacgcttgcgagtatggatatcctatgcgatctgaggagatattagtgtgacaaatctcttgccagagtacatgatgtgctttaggttacttggtttcctagttgcacatgcgatgtcactatttgatcttcaagaagtattgcatagttatcgaatctcgaacgactctcgatataccaatggttgttgattcgatcgggatatatggatgaagggaccgtactgtacgctaaccaaaatccactggttcttgcaggcactatcagtgatacctaggaaatcatgaggcgatgttgctaggcgctcttatcatgattcgatgggcaagtcggaaattgttgttccgagacACAAAGGAGTTGTGGCCCCacagctagttgtatccctgtaccattgagggttacacaagtaatagatttctaatcccctttgagataattaaatttaataagttaaatttagcgaatgagaagtaggacttcttattaatGAGTAGAGgtagtgagatttcctaaaatgacacaggaatgccatttttgaaaaccactgaattcggattcagaaaattaatcttgactttaaaatgtacagaaaaggtttctgtacatattggtaaaattggtttgtcaatttaagtcacgatgaattttatattaatttcttaacatgcgggctttgcttgtcaggcttgaacttatgactaatgggccctaagctgttagcagctcatgttataaataagttattacagtacagaaattacatagaacaactcataattttcaaaacctagagagctctctCCCTAGGGTTTTCGGTCGCCCCTTTCCTCttctgtgttcgaaaattccagtctgcaatttttgaaattgcagtctggtttaacagatcaaatctgttaattctCATCGTagaacttctgatagactttctagtgcagtctatcagagggtttagatttttgttcgtggacctgattcaggagttgatcgagtcatcagttcctgggatatatgctacaacttaaattgtaattcacccaagtgtaggttgtctgcaaataatatactcgtgagtacgagatcgatccacggagaggatgcagtaagtttaattttagcaatgatatattatagatgaaaatattattataatcttcaaatacacaaattataaaattgtcaaggcttcaaaggttcattgttggtttatttaagattgcttaacaaaaataaataaaaaaaactaaaataagaataaaataaaagaacaatgaaatatttaaacaaatatatcatataatatagtttccactatattaatatcagattaaccgatatttaatacatattacccataatatatatatagatgcataaatataaacataaaataataattaaatatttaaacaaatatatcatataatatagttcccactatattaatatcagattaaccgataattaatatatggtacccataatatatatataagtgcataaatataaattgacatataattaaattttagatcaaatcaccttattttatttagaacaaccggcagagctatgctatcgtctaaataaaatatatgacttttgttttatgttaggtgcgagaaagtaaatgttagatgcgagaaagtaaatgttagttgcagaaaagtaaatgttagttgcggaaaagtaaatgttagatgagagaaagtaaatgttagttgcgaaaaagtaaatgttagatcaaatcacaatatattatttagaataaccggcagagccacgctattgtctaaataatatatatgactttattataaattgatacatatatttatagtatataattattgtagtatttattgtatcatattatacaacaaatcaaggtaaccacattcaaggtaccaagtatttgatgtaaatagacaacaataaatcatccaaattatacctacaaataaagatcaattaataaaaataaaaatagaaaaggaaagaatatacaaaatataaacaatcttacttgaccaacaataaaaccttttcaccttgacataaaagaatttagcttgccatgaacataagactcaagagtaaggataaaagaaatttcatacttaaacttggagaaatatgcacactcaaactcttattcttacgtacacacacaatatttattttacaagtgaggaatttctctacacttttgcatattacaaagcttatacaacacatctatttataggccaaatgagagcaagagtccaaggctcattaaatatgaaatagtaaagttggtgggtgttTGTCTCCTTGATTGTCAATatcatgacccaactttaattgacaTGTTTGATGTCTTAGACCATCGATTCAGCCTTTccattcaacatagaacacgtaggatattttgtgtagatgtaaaatatttaaatataaacacataacactaaaataatacaacttcataattttaatgaaactttaattttaaaacaaactttttaacatataaataattacaaattttaagtttcatcacacccccaaatcggttaattactagtcccttagtaataaaatatcataaaatcacaagttagatttgtattccttaatatatatattcaaatttgcaaactttaacattttaaaacatacttgtaaggagatcatatgtttatttataaatcttgttatcaactaatatattaatatataattggatggattatacatatatatttcacacaatatcaaaatattaaatatatataattttttatataaatattttctaaaaactttgagaataatataatcaaaatgataatagaaatcattttcataacatgtatatcatcaggaatattaatgtaaaagtctcaactccatattctctcgagttatgatatttcatatatagctgttttcactcatggagttggaagaaaattatacacacattgaaaatggctagtaaagcagacaatcaaataacctaatattgaaaataaaataggataatttacaaagaataaacccattttatttttttattttatttttttttcaatttttttttcttttttctatttttttttgttggctgcaaaattgtttttacataaccaaatacctccaataaactttgaaaaagtaacattttttttcaaagtttatttatttgtttatttttttatgaggtaaatctattagattgataattatagtagagatattaatactctacatctttacaatcaaacttcaaataactttgcagccaatttttatatgcacaaatttttatttttttttattttttttttccaaaatgagtttaatctagtaatcaaccatttcttaataatcaataaaaacttataagttattttctcaattctcatc comes from Henckelia pumila isolate YLH828 chromosome 4, ASM3356847v2, whole genome shotgun sequence and encodes:
- the LOC140862499 gene encoding leucine-rich repeat receptor-like protein kinase PXC2, producing the protein MKILVHVLFFLCLSPYLVKSLSPSLNDDVLGLIVFKADVLDPNGKLNSWNEDDEYPCKWEGVTCSPRSNRVTELVLDGFGLSGRLGRGLLQLQYLQKLSLAKNNLTGSLSLSLAQLSDLRILDLSENALSGSVSSDFFGQCGSLRSISLANNQFSDQIPDSLASCATLVSVNFSGNRFLGLPPQGLWSLPALTTLDLSDNILEGEIPEGIEALTNLSVISLRKNQFSGVVPDGFGKCSLLRTMHLSKNLLSGPLPSTMQKLKLCTEVVLSSNTFTEVVPEWIGEMSSLEVLDISENNFTGQIPDSIGKLQFLKILNVSKNALSGSLPEAVSSCVNLLAFDVSSNTLMGNLPSWVFNLGLEQLLISNNRFSGDIGSVLSSPTEISRKNLVTLDVSQNDLSGEIPYAIGDLASLQFLNIARNAFCGGIPVNIGGLKMLRVLDLSENQFNGSIPNTIGNCSSLMFLSFAHNEVTGMVPASLSNLVYLQIVDLSYNELTGNLPKQLADLVHLQSFDVAHNQLQGELPAGGFFNTISPSSVSGNPALCGATVGRSCSAVMPKPIVLNPNSTDDTPGTIPQSFTRRKNILSISALVAIGAAAAIVIGVIAITVLNLHVRASASRSAVALAFSGGDDFSQSSSTDGDSGKLVMFSGDPDFSIGTHSLLNKDCELGRGGFGAVYQTTLKNGLSVAIKKLTVSSLVKSQDDFEKEVRKLGKIRHGNLVALNGYYWTPSLQLLIYEFVSGGNLYKHLHESSAGKYPNWNNRFNILLGVAKGLSHLHERNVIHYNVKSSNILIDSSGEPKVADYGLARLLPLLDRYVLSSKIQSALGYMAPEFSCKNFKITEKCDLYAFGVLVLEIVTGRRPVEYMEDDVVVLCDMVRGALEGGSIEECVDARLEGKFPLEEAIPLLKLGLICTSQVPSNRPDMAEVVKILELVRRPSEIPDDSADLC